Proteins encoded within one genomic window of Triticum aestivum cultivar Chinese Spring chromosome 2D, IWGSC CS RefSeq v2.1, whole genome shotgun sequence:
- the LOC123051131 gene encoding probable glucuronosyltransferase Os04g0103100, producing MASIRRPHSPARAQHLLRHNHPFATASPPSSPLRHASSASSAAAPSSSSSPRKPGHPHPFLFFTRRPLPRFAAFFLLGSFIGLLHLLSHLPLHHTLPANSSSSPHLTHLQQQQQDQPMTQQQQQYLADDAAGGGEEDANKLLIVVTPTRARASQAYYLSRMGQTLRLVRPPVLWVVVEAGKPTPEAALALRRTAVMHRYVGCCDGLNASASASPAVDFRPHQLNAGLEVVENHRLDGVVYFADEEGVYSLPLFDRLRQIRRFGTWPVPTISDGGHDVVLEGPVCKQNQVVGWHTSGDASKLQRFHVAMSGFAFNSTMLWDPRLRSHRAWNSIRHPEMVEQGFQGTTFVEQLVEDESQMEGIPADCSQIMNWHVPFGSESPVYPKGWRATANLDVIIPLK from the exons ATGGCGTCGATCCGGCGGCCGCACTCGCCGGCCAGGGCGCAGCACCTGCTGCGGCACAACCACCCCTtcgccaccgcctcgccgccctcctcgccgctgcgccacgcctcctccgcctcctcggccgccgcgccctcctcctcctcctcgccgagaaAGCCGGGCCACCCGCACCCATTCCTCTTCTTCACCCGCCGCCCGCTCCCGCGCTtcgccgccttcttcctcctcggctcCTTCATCGGCCTGCTCCACCTCCTCTCCCACCTCCCCCTCCACCACACCCTCCccgccaactcctcctcctccccccaccTCACCcacctccagcagcagcagcaggaccaACCCATgacccagcagcagcagcagtacctAGCCGATGacgctgccggcggcggcgaggaggacgccAACAAGCTGCTCATCGTCGTGACGCCCACGCGCGCGCGGGCGTCGCAGGCCTACTACCTCAGCCGGATGGGCCAGACGCTGCGCCTGGTGCGCCCGCCCGTGCTCTGGGTCGTCGTCGAGGCCGGCAAGCCCACCCCGGAGGCCGCCCTCGCGCTGCGCCGCACCGCCGTCATGCACCGCTACGTCGGCTGCTGCGACGGCCTcaacgcctccgcctccgcctcccccgCCGTCGACTTCCGCCCGCACCAGCTCAACGCCGGCCTCGAGGTCGTCGAGAACCACCGCCTCGACGGCGTCGTCTACTTCGCCGACGAGGAGGGCGTCTACTCCCTGCCGCTCTTCGACCGCCTCCGCCAGATCAG GAGGTTCGGCACATGGCCTGTTCCGACGATCTCCGACGGCGGTCACGACGTGGTGCTGGAAGGGCCCGTATGCAAGCAGAACCAAGTTGTTGGGTGGCACACAAGTGGGGATGCCAGCAAGCTCCAGAGATTTCATGTTGCCATGTCGGGCTTCGCGTTCAACAGCACCATGCTCTGGGATCCCAGGCTGAGGTCCCATCGGGCCTGGAACTCGATCCGGCACCCGGAAATGGTGGAACAGGGCttccag GGAACCACGTTTGTGGAGCAGTTAGTGGAGGATGAGAGCCAGATGGAGGGCATACCTGCAGACTGCTCCCAAATAATGAACTGGCATGTGCCATTTGGATCTGAGAGCCCGGTCTATCCCAAAGGGTGGCGGGCTACGGCGAATCTGGATGTGATTATCCCTCTAAAATAA
- the LOC123051132 gene encoding uncharacterized protein isoform X2, producing MRSTGSPCGRSLLTVLTTQIQSHSRTFWRRGVANPEIGWEEDHSGMAEMVCEGVLTDAQGGAQHRRDESLTRSGQSTGRVNPEASGWTKRLHLGSAPPDHVPCPLKMSALELSIRKYAEQPDKSVVRPELGLSFDSLGEAYDFYNLYSWEVGFGIRYGKSRLNAKRTKSMQEIVCGCSAERQENKKHAGDNMWLLGETGCRKQ from the exons ATGCGGTCGACAG GTTCCCCGTGCGGGAGGAGTTTGCTGACAGTCTTGACAACCCAGATCCAGTCCCACTCGCGTACCTTCTGGAGAAGGGGGGTTGCAAATCCGGAGATTGGTTGGGAAGAAGATCATTCTGGGATGGCTGAAATGGTGTGCGAAGGTGTGCTTACTGACGCTCAAGGTGGTGCGCAGCATCGGCGTGATGAATCTCTGACGAGGTCTGGCCAATCGACGGGCAGGGTTAATCCAGAGGCCTCAGGCTGGACTAAAAG GCTTCATCTTGGAAGTGCGCCACCTGACCATGTGCCATGTCCATTAAAAATGAGCGCTCTCGAGCTGTCGATCAGGAAATATGCTGAGCAACCTGACAAGAGCGTGGTGCGACCTGAGCTAGGGCTTAGTTTCGATTCGCTGGGAGAAGCGTATGATTTCTACAACTTATATTCATGGGAAGTCGGTTTTGGGATAAGATATGGGAAAAGCAGGCTGAACGCCAAGAGAACAAAAAGCATGCAGGAGATAGTATGTGGTTGCTCG GCTGAACGCCAAGAGAACAAAAAGCATGCAGGAGATAATATGTGGTTGCTCG GGGAAACCGGATGCCGAAAACAGTAG
- the LOC123051130 gene encoding eukaryotic translation initiation factor 3 subunit M isoform X1 yields MATIVNTTEEEPMLAVVRSTAELAWADGGAEVADPEVARLCAEAQQHVLAGRWLDMATLMLASADLLLLAPRLSDKAAADLECTLTVICNLVTKAGSEDEALEIAKLICAKLTHQPGEKPTLRIKVLFSLYNLLPSLSGKALVYRKALELAAAGKAAADCVVPTFKNIDAFVAYWGIGKPEQRDLFLAVTRILKDQKGMTKEYFKFLNKYLPTFDGSADDADAIGAAKEEAAAAIIEFVKSSDLYQCDLLDMPAVAQLEKDEKYQPVYELLKIFLTQRLESYLAFQTANSTLLQGYGLVHEECITKMRLMSLLDLSGHCSGEIPYSAITKALEINDDEVEYWIVKAISSKILDCKVDQLNQLVIVSRHTARVFGMPQWQSLRSKLGVWRGNIANAINTIQANKVTEDGGQGMQGLMIR; encoded by the exons ATGGCGACGATCGTCAACACCACGGAGGAGGAGCCGATGCTGGCGGTGGTGCGCTCCACGGCGGAGCTCGCCTGGGCCGACGGAGGCGCCGAGGTCGCCGACCCGGAGGTGGCCCGCCTCTGCGCCGAGGCGCAGCAGCACGTCCTCGCCGGCCGCTGGCTCGACATGGCCACCCTCATGCTCGCCtccgccgacctcctcctcctcgccccacGCCTCTCCGACAAAG CGGCCGCAGATCTCGAGTGCACCCTGACCGTCATCTGCAACCTCGTCACCAAGGCCGGATCCGAGGACGAGGCGCTGGAGATCGCCAAGCTCATCTGCGCCAAGCTCACCCACCAGCCGGGCGAGAAGCCCACGCTGCGCATCAAAGT CCTGTTCAGCCTGTACAACCTGCTTCCGAGCCTCTCCGGCAAGGCATTGGTCTACAGGAAGGCgctcgagctcgccgccgccgggaaGGCCGCCGCCGACTGCGTCGTGCCCACCTTCAAGAACATCGATGCCTTTGTCGCCTACTGGGGCATCGGCAAGCCGGAGCAGAGGGACCTGTTCCTTGCCGTCACCAGGATTCTCAAGGACCAGAAGGG CATGACCAAGGAGTACTTCAAGTTTCTGAACAAGTACCTGCCCACGTTCGATGGATCGGCTGATGACGCCGACGCAATCGGTGCGGCAAAGGAAGAAGCTGCTGCAGCAATCATTGAGTTTGTCAAGTCATCTGATCTCTATCAG TGTGACCTGCTCGACATGCCAGCTGTTGCACAGCTCGAGAAAGATGAGAAGTATCAGCCAGTTTACGAGCTACTGAAGATATTCCTTACTCAGAGGCTTGAATCCTATTTAGCGTTTCAGACTGCTAACTCTACATTGCTGCAAGGATATG GACTGGTTCATGAGGAGTGCATAACAAAAATGCGCCTGATGTCCCTGCTTGATCTGAGCGGCCATTGTTCTGGGGAAATTCCTTACTCTGCAATTACAAAAGCCCTTGAG ATCAATGATGATGAGGTGGAATATTGGATTGTGAAAGCAATTTCATCCAAGATTTTGGATTGCAAAGTTGACCAGCTTAATCAATTGGTCATTGTCAG CCGGCATACTGCAAGGGTCTTTGGGATGCCACAATGGCAGAGTCTACGTTCAAAGCTTGGAGTGTGGAGG GGAAATATCGCAAATGCTATCAACACAATCCAAGCCAACAAGGTGACTGAAGATGGCGGGCAGGGGATGCAAGGATTGATGATCCGCTGA
- the LOC123051130 gene encoding eukaryotic translation initiation factor 3 subunit M isoform X2, producing MATIVNTTEEEPMLAVVRSTAELAWADGGAEVADPEVARLCAEAQQHVLAGRWLDMATLMLASADLLLLAPRLSDKDLECTLTVICNLVTKAGSEDEALEIAKLICAKLTHQPGEKPTLRIKVLFSLYNLLPSLSGKALVYRKALELAAAGKAAADCVVPTFKNIDAFVAYWGIGKPEQRDLFLAVTRILKDQKGMTKEYFKFLNKYLPTFDGSADDADAIGAAKEEAAAAIIEFVKSSDLYQCDLLDMPAVAQLEKDEKYQPVYELLKIFLTQRLESYLAFQTANSTLLQGYGLVHEECITKMRLMSLLDLSGHCSGEIPYSAITKALEINDDEVEYWIVKAISSKILDCKVDQLNQLVIVSRHTARVFGMPQWQSLRSKLGVWRGNIANAINTIQANKVTEDGGQGMQGLMIR from the exons ATGGCGACGATCGTCAACACCACGGAGGAGGAGCCGATGCTGGCGGTGGTGCGCTCCACGGCGGAGCTCGCCTGGGCCGACGGAGGCGCCGAGGTCGCCGACCCGGAGGTGGCCCGCCTCTGCGCCGAGGCGCAGCAGCACGTCCTCGCCGGCCGCTGGCTCGACATGGCCACCCTCATGCTCGCCtccgccgacctcctcctcctcgccccacGCCTCTCCGACAAAG ATCTCGAGTGCACCCTGACCGTCATCTGCAACCTCGTCACCAAGGCCGGATCCGAGGACGAGGCGCTGGAGATCGCCAAGCTCATCTGCGCCAAGCTCACCCACCAGCCGGGCGAGAAGCCCACGCTGCGCATCAAAGT CCTGTTCAGCCTGTACAACCTGCTTCCGAGCCTCTCCGGCAAGGCATTGGTCTACAGGAAGGCgctcgagctcgccgccgccgggaaGGCCGCCGCCGACTGCGTCGTGCCCACCTTCAAGAACATCGATGCCTTTGTCGCCTACTGGGGCATCGGCAAGCCGGAGCAGAGGGACCTGTTCCTTGCCGTCACCAGGATTCTCAAGGACCAGAAGGG CATGACCAAGGAGTACTTCAAGTTTCTGAACAAGTACCTGCCCACGTTCGATGGATCGGCTGATGACGCCGACGCAATCGGTGCGGCAAAGGAAGAAGCTGCTGCAGCAATCATTGAGTTTGTCAAGTCATCTGATCTCTATCAG TGTGACCTGCTCGACATGCCAGCTGTTGCACAGCTCGAGAAAGATGAGAAGTATCAGCCAGTTTACGAGCTACTGAAGATATTCCTTACTCAGAGGCTTGAATCCTATTTAGCGTTTCAGACTGCTAACTCTACATTGCTGCAAGGATATG GACTGGTTCATGAGGAGTGCATAACAAAAATGCGCCTGATGTCCCTGCTTGATCTGAGCGGCCATTGTTCTGGGGAAATTCCTTACTCTGCAATTACAAAAGCCCTTGAG ATCAATGATGATGAGGTGGAATATTGGATTGTGAAAGCAATTTCATCCAAGATTTTGGATTGCAAAGTTGACCAGCTTAATCAATTGGTCATTGTCAG CCGGCATACTGCAAGGGTCTTTGGGATGCCACAATGGCAGAGTCTACGTTCAAAGCTTGGAGTGTGGAGG GGAAATATCGCAAATGCTATCAACACAATCCAAGCCAACAAGGTGACTGAAGATGGCGGGCAGGGGATGCAAGGATTGATGATCCGCTGA
- the LOC123051132 gene encoding uncharacterized protein isoform X1 — protein sequence MRSTGSPCGRSLLTVLTTQIQSHSRTFWRRGVANPEIGWEEDHSGMAEMVCEGVLTDAQGGAQHRRDESLTRSGQSTGRVNPEASGWTKRLHLGSAPPDHVPCPLKMSALELSIRKYAEQPDKSVVRPELGLSFDSLGEAYDFYNLYSWEVGFGIRYGKSRLNAKRTKSMQEIVCGCSGKPDAENSRSCMCECPAPIRLLRASDNSWYIIEHRASHNHSMSLTMGEKVHWPSHKHIDVYTKDLIRQLRENNVNLGKVYSILEAFLVQLRRCRSRKGH from the exons ATGCGGTCGACAG GTTCCCCGTGCGGGAGGAGTTTGCTGACAGTCTTGACAACCCAGATCCAGTCCCACTCGCGTACCTTCTGGAGAAGGGGGGTTGCAAATCCGGAGATTGGTTGGGAAGAAGATCATTCTGGGATGGCTGAAATGGTGTGCGAAGGTGTGCTTACTGACGCTCAAGGTGGTGCGCAGCATCGGCGTGATGAATCTCTGACGAGGTCTGGCCAATCGACGGGCAGGGTTAATCCAGAGGCCTCAGGCTGGACTAAAAG GCTTCATCTTGGAAGTGCGCCACCTGACCATGTGCCATGTCCATTAAAAATGAGCGCTCTCGAGCTGTCGATCAGGAAATATGCTGAGCAACCTGACAAGAGCGTGGTGCGACCTGAGCTAGGGCTTAGTTTCGATTCGCTGGGAGAAGCGTATGATTTCTACAACTTATATTCATGGGAAGTCGGTTTTGGGATAAGATATGGGAAAAGCAGGCTGAACGCCAAGAGAACAAAAAGCATGCAGGAGATAGTATGTGGTTGCTCG GGGAAACCGGATGCCGAAAACAGTAGGTCTTGCATGTGTGAGTGTCCAGCTCCGATCAGGCTCCTACGTGCATCAGACAACAGTTGGTACATCATAGAGCACCGAGCAAGCCACAATCATTCCATGTCGCTAACAATGGGTGAGAAAGTTCACTGGCCGTCTCATAAACACATAGACGTGTACACCAAAGATTTGATAAGACAACTGAGGGAGAACAACGTGAACCTGGGCAAGGTATACAGCATATTGGAAGCTTTTTTGGTTCAGTTGAGAAGGTGTCGTTCACGAAAAGGACACTAA